The following coding sequences lie in one Candidatus Nitrospira allomarina genomic window:
- a CDS encoding response regulator transcription factor: MRILLVEDDSSVSGFIVKGLREEQYAVDLATDGEMGLAMAETTHYDVIILDIMLPKMNGIDVCRRLRAKRHATPILLLTAREAIEDRVTGLDTGADDYLTKPFAFAELLARLRALLRRGSGLPTPRLTIADLELDPVTHRVSRAGQTIILTNKEYSLLEYLMRNVGRVLTRTAITEHVWDIHYESITNIVDVHIKTLRSKMDRDFSPQLIHTVRGIGYVLKIPDA; this comes from the coding sequence TCAAGTGTGTCCGGGTTTATTGTGAAAGGCTTGCGGGAGGAGCAATATGCTGTGGATCTCGCCACCGACGGTGAGATGGGATTGGCCATGGCCGAGACCACGCACTATGACGTGATCATTCTGGATATTATGCTCCCTAAAATGAACGGCATTGACGTCTGCCGCCGGCTTCGAGCGAAGCGCCACGCGACCCCGATCCTTCTCTTGACCGCACGGGAGGCCATTGAAGATCGAGTGACCGGCCTGGATACCGGCGCAGATGATTATTTGACGAAACCGTTTGCCTTTGCCGAATTATTGGCACGTCTCAGAGCGCTTCTCCGTCGTGGCAGTGGCCTCCCCACACCTCGCCTCACGATTGCGGACCTGGAGCTTGATCCGGTGACCCACCGTGTTTCACGGGCAGGCCAAACCATCATCCTGACCAACAAGGAATATTCACTTTTGGAATATCTCATGAGAAATGTGGGACGGGTATTAACCCGAACAGCCATTACCGAACACGTGTGGGACATTCACTATGAGTCCATCACTAATATTGTGGATGTGCACATTAAAACCTTGCGCAGCAAAATGGATCGGGATTTTTCTCCACAGCTGATCCATACTGTACGAGGGATCGGCTATGTCTTAAAAATACCGGACGCCTAA
- a CDS encoding sensor histidine kinase, with amino-acid sequence MQAFRTRIRRVALGFIVILLGLFSLILYLGLSTILHRHIDGELMALAQEESLRVDLATDHVHVSPHRQHEEDELEEFDDEEELQEAIRYSAILDSTGRILWRGQSTENRLPVTSQLIMQVLNGETVFETFHKPDHPPIRRISIPLVIEDHGRFILQTEKSLQFVQETLQWLAWLLCGTFAISLLFALWGSGRLADEALAPVNALSQTAEAVSGQTLSTRLTLSSPYAEFQRLAHTFNGMLDRLQQVFEGQRRFVADAAHELKTPLTAMKGNFEVSLQRARSAEEYRETILSNLAEVDRLSTMTKSLLTLAQFAGDRPPLVLQTLDLPPLVKEIVTELSVLAHEGGIHLQTEFAPVPPLMGDASQLKQALINLLDNALRHTPPDGTITVRVWSQDRSIRLSVEDTGPGIDSQHLPHLFGRFYRIDQARDRQSGGTGLGLAIVKEIIEAHGGTIHAQSQVGHGTTFTMTLPTWEEPGPT; translated from the coding sequence ATGCAGGCCTTTCGCACGCGCATACGTCGTGTGGCCTTGGGTTTTATTGTGATCCTCCTAGGCCTCTTCAGCCTGATCCTGTATCTGGGCCTATCCACTATTTTACACCGCCATATCGATGGAGAACTGATGGCACTCGCACAGGAGGAAAGCCTCCGCGTGGACCTGGCGACCGACCATGTTCATGTGTCTCCTCACCGGCAACATGAAGAAGACGAATTGGAAGAATTTGATGACGAAGAAGAGCTACAGGAGGCTATCCGCTACAGTGCCATCCTGGATTCTACCGGCCGAATTCTCTGGCGTGGACAGAGCACGGAGAACCGCCTTCCTGTGACATCCCAACTTATCATGCAGGTCCTCAATGGAGAAACCGTTTTTGAAACCTTTCACAAACCGGATCATCCGCCCATTCGCCGAATCTCTATTCCGCTCGTCATTGAAGACCATGGACGGTTCATTTTACAAACGGAAAAATCCTTGCAATTTGTTCAGGAAACCCTTCAGTGGTTGGCCTGGCTACTCTGTGGCACCTTCGCGATTTCCCTTCTGTTTGCCTTATGGGGAAGCGGACGATTGGCCGATGAAGCCCTGGCTCCCGTCAACGCTTTAAGTCAGACAGCAGAAGCCGTATCCGGGCAGACGCTTTCCACACGCCTCACACTCAGCTCGCCCTACGCCGAATTTCAACGCCTGGCCCACACCTTTAACGGCATGTTGGACCGCTTGCAGCAGGTCTTCGAAGGACAACGTCGCTTCGTGGCCGATGCGGCCCATGAACTGAAAACCCCGTTAACGGCGATGAAAGGCAATTTTGAGGTCAGCTTGCAACGGGCTCGGTCGGCAGAGGAATACCGGGAGACCATTCTCTCCAACCTGGCTGAAGTCGACCGACTCAGCACCATGACCAAATCCCTCCTCACCCTGGCACAATTCGCCGGCGACCGCCCCCCACTCGTATTGCAAACCCTTGACCTCCCGCCTCTTGTTAAAGAAATCGTGACCGAGTTGTCGGTGTTAGCTCATGAAGGGGGTATCCATCTGCAGACCGAGTTTGCGCCTGTCCCTCCTCTCATGGGAGATGCTTCACAGCTCAAACAAGCCCTGATCAATCTCCTGGATAATGCGCTCCGGCATACACCTCCAGATGGAACCATCACCGTCCGAGTCTGGTCTCAGGATAGATCCATCCGGTTATCTGTGGAGGACACCGGGCCGGGAATTGATTCCCAACATCTTCCTCACCTTTTTGGGCGATTCTATCGAATCGACCAGGCACGGGATCGCCAATCAGGAGGAACAGGCCTGGGGTTGGCGATCGTCAAGGAGATTATCGAAGCCCACGGAGGAACTATTCATGCACAGAGTCAAGTAGGACACGGCACCACATTCACAATGACACTCCCAACCTGGGAGGAACCAGGACCGACATGA
- a CDS encoding efflux RND transporter periplasmic adaptor subunit translates to MKNLNNRHGSCLLVFCLIGLFTMGCSDTQPPTDSLPDTDATASSPDLSLSPGQPLHADHVPEQARQRIRIEEVKERPTPHSVSAPGHVALDLSHVAKVSSRIPGQVDKVMVQLGDRVKKDQPLAAVESMRLDELVQEYLVAKSKLDVASSNFKRTKQLLAENIISQRRFLEDRGQQIEAQAVYQHVREKLLNMGLSPQELQQMEHGSHLEGHKYLLRAPLSGTVVNQKIVLGQGVAAGDEFFEIVDTSQVWVFANLPIEHARRFKEGDQGEVLPRGGEPITARLTYIAPVADATTRTIRVRFDVENSNGRLKPNEYVDVRLIDQQQPVLSIPLSALTMVEGVRGVFVQRGDGYDFVFVETGQEGGGLVEIKRGIKLGEHVVTEGVFDLKNAIMKPSAHEH, encoded by the coding sequence ATGAAGAATCTGAATAACAGACACGGGAGTTGTCTTCTTGTTTTTTGTCTTATCGGGCTGTTCACGATGGGATGTTCCGACACCCAGCCACCAACTGACAGCCTACCGGACACAGACGCAACGGCTTCCTCCCCCGATCTCTCTCTTTCTCCTGGACAACCCCTTCACGCGGACCATGTCCCTGAACAAGCGCGGCAACGCATCCGAATTGAAGAAGTTAAAGAACGCCCGACCCCGCATTCGGTTTCGGCTCCGGGACATGTCGCCCTTGATCTCTCCCACGTGGCAAAAGTTTCCTCTCGCATCCCCGGGCAAGTGGATAAGGTTATGGTGCAATTAGGGGATCGGGTGAAAAAAGATCAGCCGCTCGCGGCGGTTGAAAGCATGCGCTTGGATGAATTAGTCCAGGAATACCTGGTGGCCAAATCCAAATTGGATGTGGCCTCCAGCAACTTTAAGCGAACCAAACAACTCCTGGCTGAAAACATTATTTCTCAACGTCGGTTTCTGGAAGACCGTGGACAGCAGATTGAAGCCCAGGCCGTCTATCAACACGTCCGGGAAAAGCTCCTGAACATGGGGCTCAGCCCACAGGAACTCCAACAAATGGAGCATGGGAGCCATTTGGAGGGCCACAAATATTTGCTCCGGGCCCCTCTTAGTGGAACCGTCGTGAATCAAAAAATCGTCCTGGGTCAGGGCGTAGCGGCAGGAGACGAGTTCTTTGAAATTGTGGATACCAGTCAGGTGTGGGTGTTTGCCAATCTGCCAATCGAACATGCCCGTCGTTTCAAGGAAGGCGATCAAGGCGAGGTCCTTCCCCGTGGTGGAGAGCCCATCACGGCCCGGCTCACCTATATTGCTCCGGTCGCAGATGCCACTACCCGCACCATTCGCGTGCGGTTCGACGTTGAGAATTCTAATGGCCGGCTTAAGCCCAATGAATATGTGGACGTGCGGTTGATCGATCAACAACAGCCCGTCTTATCCATTCCTCTATCGGCCTTGACGATGGTAGAGGGCGTGCGCGGCGTGTTCGTTCAACGAGGCGACGGATACGATTTTGTCTTTGTCGAAACCGGCCAGGAAGGCGGGGGACTTGTGGAAATCAAACGGGGCATAAAATTGGGAGAACACGTGGTCACCGAAGGTGTCTTCGACCTGAAAAACGCCATCATGAAACCCTCCGCTCATGAACATTAA